The following is a genomic window from Stenotrophomonas maltophilia.
CGCCCGCCGCAGCGGCAGCAGCGTGGGCGGCTGATCGACCCATGCAGCGCATCCGGATTGCCGAGCGTGCCCAGTGGCGGGCACGCGCGGACGAAGCGGGTTTCCGCTTCCACACCATCGACGGCCAGCCGTACTGGGATGAAAGCGCGTACTACGCCTTCACCCTGCGCCAGATCGAACAGGACATCGAAGACCCCAGCGCCGAGCTGCACCAGATGGCGCTGGACCTGGTCGGCGATGTCATCGCCAGCGAACGGCTGATGGACCAGCTGGCGATTCCGTCGCACTACCGCGACTGGATCGCCGACAGCTGGCGTCAGCGCCAGCCGCACCTGTACGGGCGCCTGGACCTGGCCTACGACGGCACCGGTCCGGCCAAGCTGTACGAGCTGAACTACGACACGCCGACCTCGCTGTTCGAGGCCAGCTTCTTCCAGTGGCAGTGGTTGGAGGACCAGCGCAACGCCGGCCGCCTGCCGCAGCACGCCGACCAGTTCAACGCCATCCACGAGGCGCTGGTCGAACGCTTTGGCGAACTGGCCACGCAGCTGCCGCCGCCGCTGTACTTCAGCGCGGTGGGCAGCTCGGACGAGGATCGCGGCACGGTCGACTACCTGCGCGATTGCGCCTCGCAGGCGGGCCTGCATGGCCAGGCGATCGCCATCGAGGATATCGGCCTGTCCGAGGACGGCCGTTTCACCGCGCTGGACGATTCGGTGATCGGCACGCTGTTCAAGCTGTACCCGCTGGAAGACCTGATGGCCGAGGAATTCGGCCGCGCGCTGCCTGGTTCGGGCGTACAGCTGCTGGAACCGGCATGGAAGGCGGTGCTGAGCAACAAGGGCATCCTGCCGCTGCTGTGGCAGCGTAACGTGGGCCACCCGAACCTGCTGGAAGCGCACTTCGACGACGGCAGCACGCTGGCTTCGGGCTGGGTGCGCAAGCCGCTGTTCTCGCGCGAAGGTGCCAACATCTATATGCACCTGGCCGATGGCAGCACCCAGCGCAGCGACGGTCCGTATGACGGCCCGGCCATCATCCAGCGTGCGCATCCGCTCACCCGCTTCGAAGGTGGCTACCCGCTGATCGGCAGCTGGGTGATCGGCGACCACGCCTGCGGCATCGGCATCCGCGAGGACGACAGCGCGATCACCCGCGACAGCGCGCGTTTCGTGCCGCACGCGATCGTGGACGAGGCGCCGACGCGGATCTACGTCTGACGGTGGCAGGGCGGGTAGTGCCGGCCGCTGGCCGGCAACCGTTGTTGGTAGATGCCGACCTTGGTCGGCGCTGTGGGTTTCGTGCCAACCAAGGTTGGCACCTACCAGAGCGATGCGTCGGTTGTTGCAGTGGTAGTGCCGGCCGCTGGCCGGCAACCGTTGTTGGTAGATGCCGACCTTGGTCGGCGCTGTGGGTTTCGTGCCAACCAAGGTTGGCACCTACCAGAGTGATCGTTGGTATCAGAGCAACCCTTCGCGCTTCACCGCCAGGTAGCGCTCCACCAGCGCACCGGGCAGGGCGTCGGCGGTCACGTCCAGCACCATCACCTTCTCGCCGCGCAGCGCCTCGTGCGCCTTCGCGCGCTGTTGCAGATACAGGGCGGCGGCACCGGCGCGCGCGGCTTCCTCCAGCGTCTGCACCTCACCCTCCAGCGCGCCGTCCAGCTCGCGCTCGCGCAGGCTGGCCACGCACACCAGGTGGCGTCGCTGCAGCAGGCGCACGGCCGCCAGCAGGTCTTCGATGTCCTCGTCGCGCACGTTGCTGACCAGCATCACCAGCGCGCGCCGGCGCTGGCGCAGCGACACTTCGGTGGCCGCCGCCAGGTAGTCGGTGGCCACCGCGCGCGGTTGCAGGTCATAGCTGGCGCGCAGCAGATGCTCCACCGTGCCCATGCCACGCTGCGGCGCCACCCAGCGGCGCTCGCCGCCGGCGGCGAACAGGCCGGCCGCATCACCCTGGCGCAGCGCCAGGTACGCCACCACCAGCGAGGCGTTCAACGCATGGTCGAAGTGGGACAGTCCACCTTCGCTGGCCAGCATGCGCCGCCCGCTGTCGAGCATCAGCAGCAGCTGCTGGTTCTTTTCGTCCTGGTACTCGCGCGAGATCAGCTTGCGCGCCCGCGCGGTGGCCTTCCAGTCGAGCTGGCGCAGGCTGTCGCCCACCCGGTACTCGCGCATCTGATGGAAGTCGGTGCCTTCACCACGGCGACGCTTCACGTGCGCACCGACCAGCCGCGAGGCCTGGTCGGCACTGAACAACGCAAAGCGGGTGAGCGGCACGAAGTTTGGGTACACGCGCACGTCCAGCGTCGGCGGCAGGGTGCGTTGCTGCCACCACAGGCGCCATGGCGAGCGCATGCGCACGTGCACGCCTTCGAAGCGGAAGCGCCCACGCTGCAGCGGCTGCAGGTGGTAATGCAGGGTGGAGGCGGTGCCGGCCTGCAACCGCACGCGCTGCGGCAGCGATTCCAGCGGCCAGCCGCCCGGCACCAGGTCGAACACCTGCACGGTCATCGCCTGCGCTGCCTGCAGGCGCAGCGCGGCCTCACGGCGAACGCCCAGCGCCAGCGCCTCGGGCAGTTCGCGCTGCACCTGCGGCGATGGGCGCCGCCATTGCCGCCACAGGTCCAGCACCGCCAGCGTGGCCACCACCAGCGCGGCCAGTACCCAGCTCCAAGACGGCAGCCATCCGCCCACGACCAGGCCGCCCAGTGCAGCCCAGCCCAGCAACAGCGCCAGCAGCAGCGGGGCCGGCCTCATCGGCGCGGTGCTTCCACCTTGGCCAGCAGCGCGCCCAGCACGTCGTCGGCATCCTGCCCTTCGATCTGCAGTTCCGGTGCCAGCGCGATACGGTGGCGCAGCGCCGGGCGTGCAATGTCGCGTACGTCGTCCGGGGTGACGAAGTCACGACCGGCCAGCACGGCCTGCGCCCGCGATGCGCGCACCAGCGCGATGCTGCCGCGCGGGCCAGCGCCCACCGCGATGCCTGGCCACTGCCGGGTGGCGGCGACAATCCGCACTGCGTAGTCGATCACTTCGTCATCGATGCTGATCGCCGCGGTGGCACGCTGCAGTTCCAGCAGCTCGCCGGCTCCGAGCACTCGCGGCACCTGGCTCAGATCGAAATCGCTGGCGGCGCGGCCACGAGTGATCGCGGCCACCATGCGCTTCTCGTCCTCCAGCTGCGGGTAGTCGATCAGCACCTTCAACAGGAAGCGATCCAGCTGTGCTTCCGGCAGCGGGTAGGTGCCTTCCTGCTCAAGCGGATTCTGCGTGGCCAGCGCCATGAACGGCGGTGCCAGGGTGAAGGCCTTGCCTTCGATGGTCACCTGGCCTTCCTGCATCACTTCCAGCAGTGCCGACTGGGTCTTGGCCGGTGCGCGGTTGATCTCGTCGGCCAGCAGCAGATGGGTGAACACCGGCCCGCGGCGGATCTTGAAGCTCTCGCTCTTCGGGTCGTACACGGCGTGGCCGCTGACGTCGCTGGGCATCAGGTCCGGGGTGAACTGGACGCGGCCGTAGTCCAGCTCCAGCGCCTGGGCCAATGCCCGCACCAGCAGGGTCTTGCCCAACCCGGGCACACCCTCGATCAGCACATGGCCACCGGCCAGCAGGGCCACCAGGATCTGGTCCAGCACGTCGGCCTGGCCGATGAAGGCATGGCCGACGGCCTTGCGGATGGCATCGACGCGCTCGATCAGGCGGGCGTGGGCCGCTGCCGGCAGTTCGGGAACTTCGGTCATAGCAGGGATCTCATCTGGAGCAGCAAGCGGATGCGCTCGCGCAGGGCGGAGGAATCATGCGGTGGTGGCGGGGTCAGTGCGCTGGCAACGCGGCTGCGCGGCCAGGCCAGCAGTTCGGCGATGGCCTGTTCGCGCGGTGCGCCCTCCAGTGCGGCGGCGACCGGTGCGCGCAGGCGCAGGCGATGCAGGAACAAGGCGTGCACGGCGTCGTACAGACGCGCACCCTGGCCGAAACGCAGCAGCAGTTCACCGCTGGCGCGCACGTGTTCCAGCAGCGAGCGGCGCTCCAGCACCGGCGATGGCAACAGGCTGCCGAAGCGTTGCGAGCGGCCCCACAGCCAGCCCAGGATGGCCAGCAGCAGCGGTGCCCACAGCGGCCAGCCCTGATAGAACACGCGTGCCCACAGTGACGGCGGGCGGCTGGCATAGACCAGCCAGACGCTGCCTTTGCCGTAGTTCGGATCAAGCAGGTAACGGGTCAGGTCGCGGTGCGCACGATCGTGCAGTCCGTCGCTGGCGTTGCCGGCGGCGGCCGCCAGGCGCGCAGCAGGCGAATCCACCTCGCCGCGCATGAATGCCATGTCGGCCAGCACGCTCACCCGGCCCTGGCCATGGCGCAGGCGTGCGAACACCAGGTCGTGATCGCTGCCCCAGCGACGCTCGGCCTGCGCGCTGGCGGCAAAGCCCAGGGTGAAGCGCCGGCCTGTGCAGAATTCCACGTGGCCGGGATCATCCTGCACATGAAACGGCTGGCACTCGCTGCGCTGGAACAGGCTGTCCACGCCCAGCTGGTCCAGCAAGGGGCCCTGCGTGCTGCCGGCGTCATCTTCGGCCGGCGGTGGGGTGCGCACCAGCAGATGACCTCCTCGCCCGGCCCAGGCCAACAGCGCACGCGCCACCGGTGCGGGCAGTTCGCTGCTGTCCTGCAGCAGCACCACCGTGTCGTGCCGGCCCAGTGCCATCTGCTGCAGCTCCAGCCGGGGCCGTGCATGCACCTCGATACCGTCGGCGCGCAGCGCCTGGCCGAGCACATACAGCGGGTTGTAGGCGGCCTCGCCCTGCGCGGGCAGGGTGATGGTCTCGGTCACGCGCTCGTGCGTGCGCAGGTAGAGGATGGTCAGCGGTATGCCAAGCAGCACCAGCACACCCAGCAACAACGACCAGAACAGGCGCGGGCTCATGCCTGCCACCGGTATTGCTGGCGCAGCGTTGCGGCCAGCGCATCGAAGTCGCTGCGGTTGGGCAGGCGGCCACCATAGGCGGCGTACTGCCACATGCGCACGATGCGCGCGAACAGGTCACGGTCGGCAGCCTCGGGCATGCGCCGCGATGCGCGCAGGCACTGCGCTTCGGTGGCGCCGGGGGGCAGGGCGATGCCGCTGCGCTCACCCACGGTACGCACGCTGGCGCGGTACAACAGGGCCAACGCCTGCCGCGGCCGCCCCTGGTCCCACAGCAGGCCGGCCTGGGTGGCCACATCCGGTGGCAGCACGGCCGGCAGTTCCAGGTGATCTTCCACCACTTCTGGCGCGGCAACGACCTTGCGCCGGCCACTGCCACGCAGCCACGGCAGCCACACCCGGGCGGTCAGCAGCAGCACCAGCAACAGCACGCCCAGCAGACCCCACAGGCCCCACTCGGCCAGGCGCGCCAGCCAGGCGATGCCGCTGCTGCGGGCCTTGCGCTCACCGGTGTTGCGGCTGTCGCGCTGCAGCGCCTTGTCGTCCTTTTTCTTTTCCTCGGCCTGCTCGATCGGTTTCCAGTGTGTGACCTGGCGCGTCGGGCGCTGCAGTGGATCTTCATAGGCGCGGCTCACCGCCTGGCGGAACCCTGCGGTATCCACCGGTGCGGTGCCAAAGATGGTCGCCGGGGCGTTGGCCGGGTCATTGTCGGCCGTGGCGGCTTCCTCGTCCGGCGTGTCGTCCAGGCCCGTCTCGCTGGCCTCTTCTGCGCTCTGCGCTGCGTTCTGCGCGTGCACCGGCCCGACCGCCAGTGGCAGTGCCAGGCACAGCAGCAGGGCCAGCGTCGGGGCGACCGGCAGCAGGCGCCCACGCAGGCGGCGCAGCGCGATCTCCACGTCCCAGGCTTCCATCTGCGTGCGCCGGTTCAGATACAGGCCGAAGCCGGCACCGACGAAGAACGGGCCGATCAGCACCGAGGCCAGCCAGCACACCAGGTTGAAACCGAAGCGTGCCCAGGCCGGCGTGTCCTTGCCGATCACGTCCCACGCCGCGCGCCAGGATTCGGACATCAGCTCCAGCGGCATGAACATGAACACCGCGCCGATCGCGCCGGACACCAACACCGCTTCGAACACCATGCACAGCACCGTCAGCGCCGTCGCGGCGCCGGCCGCACCGGCGGCCACCGCGCGGCGGCGGGGGCCACGCTGGTTCGGCGCATTGCCTTCCAGCAGGTTCACCGGCAGGCACAGGCTGCGCAGCACACTGAAGCGGCGCCAGCCGAGGTAACCCCAGAATCCGCTGTGGCCCCAGCTGTGTTGCGCGCGCAGGGCGCCCACCGCCGTCACCGGTTCGCCGAAGATGCCGCGCGACAGCACGTACAGGGGCGCGCGCTCGAACAGCGGCTTGCACCACCACATGGCCAGCCACGCCCAGCCGAAGGCATCCAGCCACCAACCCACTGCATTGAAGATCACGAACAGCGGTGCACTGGCCAGCAGCCAGCTGCCCCATACCGCGCGGGCATGGCGGCGGGCCAGGGCGCTGCCCAGCTCCATCGCCTCCCAGCCGCTGCGTGCACGCAGCACTACGTCCAGGCGGTCAATCCGCATCGCCGCCTCCGCGCCCGCCACGCCACAGCCAGAGCAGCACGCCGGCCCACAACACGCCGGCCACGCTGAACTTGCCCCATGCCGGTACTTCGGCAATCGACGACCAGAACGCCTCGATGAACGCCGCCACCAGCAGCATGAAGGCCACGCCCAGGCACAGCCGCGCGCCGATGCGTCCGCCTTCGACCAGCGCGTCCAGGCGGCTGCGCCGGCCCGGCGCCAGCAGCTTCATGCCCAGCTGCAGGCCGGCGCCACCGGCAATCACGATGGCGGTGAGTTCGAAGGCAGCGTGGCCAACCACGAAGCGCCAGAACGGGTCGCCGTGGCCGATGTGCTGCAGGTGACCGGCCACCGAACCGAAGATCACGCCGTTGAACAGCAGCACCAGCAGCGTGCCCAGCCCGGCCAGCAGGCCGCTGGCAAAGGTGCGCAGGGCGATGCTGATGTTGTTCATGATGTAGTGGCCGAACATCATCCAGTCGGTGCCGCTGTCGCGGCCCAGGCGCTCGGCGGCCGGGTCGTACATGCGCTCCATCTCGGCGATCTGGCGGTTGTCCATCAGCTGATGGATCAGGTCCGGGTAGAGCTGCACCAGCACGAAGCAGGCCACGGTCGGCAGCGCGAACATCACCAGTGCCACGCCCATGCTGCGCGCCTGGCTGCGCACCAGCTGCGGGAAGCCGCCGACCAGGAATTCCAGTGCCGCACGCCAGCGCGTGGGCGGCGTGCGGTACAGCGCGCTGTGCCCGTGCTGCATCAGCTGCTGCAGGCGCTGTACCAGCTGCGGGCTGTAGCCACGCTCGCGGGCCAGGGCCAACTGTTGGCACAGGCGCCGGTAACGTTGCGGGAAGGCGGTATCGTCCAGGGCCAGTTCACTGGCCTGGCGGCGCCGGCGGCGCGACACATCTGCGCGCAGCCGCAGCCATTGCTCCAGGTCCTGCCATTCCTGCTGGTAACGGGCGACGAACTGCTCCTGCTTCATCGCCGCCCCAACAGCCAGTTGGCCATTGCATACAGGCGCAGCACGCCCACCTGGCCGTGGGTACCGGTGAGGGGTTCGGCAATGCCGGCCAGCTCCTGCTGGCGTGCCGGCGACAGCCGCGGCGCGCGCTCGGCGAAGGCCAGCACCGCGGCCTGTTCCTCCGGCCGCAGCGGCTGCGGCGGTACCAGCACGCTGTCGATGGTCGGGGGTGGCGGCAGGTACAGCGCCGGCGCGTGCACCACCACGGTGCCGGCCACCAGGTCGCCGAGGCGCCGGCCATGCGCGTCGAACAGGCTGCTGACCAGGCCCAGTGCGTAGCCGAACGGCAGCATGTCCACGGTGCGCAGAAGGTTACGGGTGATCGCCGCCATCCAGCCCACCGGCGCGCCATCGCGGGCGAGCACGCGCAGGCCCAGTGCGCGCTTGCCCAGGGTGCGGCCCCACAGCGCCTCGCAGATGATCGGGTAGAGCCAATAGACCAGGAACATCAGCGCCAGGTAGAGCCCGGAGCCGAACTCGTCCAGCAGCGCGAGCGGAAACGACATCACCACCAGCACGGCGAAGCGTATGCCGAGGTCGACCAGCCAGGCCATCGCCCGCGGCACCGGGCCGGCGGCCGGCAGCTGCAGCGGTACACCCTCCGGCGTCACCACCTCGCGGTAGGTGTCGAGCATCGGGGCGGCCATCAGCAGCGTGGCCTGGGGTGTGGGTGCGGGAGTCCTCTCCGGCAGGCAGCCACGGGCATGGGCGTCTCGACAGGTCCTGGTCGGGCCCAGACTTTAGCAGAGCCGCGTGGCGCTGTTGCCCGCTCAGGCCAGGTACTGGTCCTTCAGCCGCACGTAGTGGTCGGCCGAGTAGTGCAGCGATTCGATCTCCTTGTCGCTGAGCGTGCGTGCCGGACGTGCCGGGTTGCCGACCCACAGCTCGCCTTCGCCGACCACCTTGCCCGGGCCGACCACCGCACCGGCACCCACGAACGCATGGCGTTCCACCCGGGCACCGTCGAGGATGCAGGCGCCCATGCCGATCAGGCTGTAATCACCGATGGTGCAGGCGTGGATGATGCAACCATGGCCGACGGTCACGCCTTCGCCGATCAGGGTCGGGTAGCCGGCCTTGTTGTACGGGCTGTGGTGGCTGACATGGATGATGGTGCCGTCCTGCACGTTGGTGCGCGCGCCGATGCGCACGTAGTTGACGTCACCGCGGATGACCGTGCCCGGCCACACCGACACGTCTTCGGCCAGTTCCACGTCACCGATGACCGTGCAGGCCGGATCGATGTACACGCGCTCGCCGAGGATGGGCATCTTGTCGCGGAAGGGGCGCAGCGGGTTCATCGGTGTCTCCGGAAATCAGGTCGTTCGCGACGATGATACGCGGCAGAAGCATCGGTAGTGCCGGCCGCTGGCCGGCAACCCCATGAGCCCGACTGGATTTCCGCGATTGCCGGCCAGCGGCCGGCATTACCAGAAGCAGGTGCGGCCGCTCAGGTCGGCGCATGCTCGGCCAGCATCTGCCGGAACAGCCCGTCCAGCCAAGCGCTGTCGCCCTGGCCAGCAGGCAGGTGGGGGGCCTGCTCGGCACGGGCAGCCAGTTCACGATCGATGAAATCGCTGATCGCCGCGATGCGTGGTCCGGCACTGACCTCGGCACTGGCGCGTTTAACCGCCAGCAGGCCATCGATGGCTTCACGCACCGGGCCGTGCGGCAGCAGCCGGTCCAGCAGATCCTCGAAGGCCATCGGCGGGGGTGTCCGTTCGTGTTCGATCCACTGGCAGGCCAGCAGCGGGCGCAGCACGTACAGGTACTTCTTCGTACGCACCGTGTCACCACGCAGGTAACCGCGATGGTTCGAGCGCGCCATGTTGAAGTAGTGCCACCACGTGCCAAGGGGTGAATAGAACGACTCAGCAGCCTTCCACAACTGCGACACCGCGGTGTGATCCTGCTGGTAGATGATCGGCGAACGCAGCCATTCGATCAGTGTCGGATTGGATTTTGAGACCAGCCGCAGTGCCTTGCGCAGGTCCCAGCCGCTGACGTCGAGCTCATCGTCGATCGGCAGTTCGATCACATCGCGCTGCGCTTCGCCGGGACCGGTGCTCTCGTTGACGCTGAGATACCACGGCTGGCGGTGCACGTAGATGAAACGCGCGTCGTAGTCGCTGTCCGGTGAGGAAAAGCCCCAGCCACGGCTGCCCGATTCGCAGGCCAGCAGCACGCGCACGTCGTGGCGTCGTTCGATCTCGGCCAGGGTGGAAAGGATGGCGGCGCGCTTGTCCGGCGCGATCGGGTGGATGTCGTCCATGCAGTCGTGTTGATAGTCGAGCGTGCTCGACTGTAACGCAGGTGTGCATCGCTGCGCCCGCCGGGCATGGCCCGGCGTTACCGGCGCAGGGGGGCGACATTCGCCGGCGAGGCCTGGCGGGGGGGGGCGCCGGGCCGTGCCCGGCGAACGCGATCACGGCTCGTAGCTGTACCCCATTCCATACACCGAACGGATCGGATCTTCGTCCATGCCGGCGTCGGCCAGCTTGCGGCGCAGGTTGCGCACGTGGCTGTCGACGGTGCGGTCGACTACCACCCGATGGTCCAGGTACAAGCGGTCGAGCAGTTCATCGCGCGCCCATATCCGGCCCGGCGTGGCCAGCAGGGTGCGCAGCAGGCGGTACTCCACCGGGGTCAGGTCCAGCCCCTTGCCGTTCCAGGTGGCGCGCGCGGCCGGCTCATCGATGCACAGGCCGGCCCTGGCACGCGTGGCCGGATCGGGACGGTAGCGGCGCAGCACCGCCACCACCCGCGCCACCACCTCGCGCGGGCTGAACGGCTTGCAGATGTAGTCGTCGGCGCCGATCTCCAGGCCCAGCAGGCGATCGATCTCCTCCACCCGCGCGGTCACCATGATCACCGGTACATCGCTGCTGGCGCGCAGTTCGCGGCACAGGTCCACGCCATCGCGCTGCGGCAGCATCAGGTCCATCAGCACCAGGTCCGGCTGGTAGCGCGCAAACGCCTCGATCACCTGGCCGCCGTCGTCCACCCAGTGGCTGGCCATACCGGCGGCGGCCAGGTAGTCGCGCAGCACCGAGGCCAGGCGCGGCTCGTCCTCGACAATCAGGATCTTCGCGGCGTCGGCGGGGGACGTGCTCATGCAGGCTCCGGCAGGATGATGACCACGCGCAGGCCACCCAGTGGCGACGGTTCGGCGTGGATGTGGCCGTGGTGGGCGAGGATGATGTTGTGGCTGATCGCCAGGCCCAGCCCACTGCCGCCGCTGGCGCGGTTGCGCGAGCTTTCCACCCGGTAGAAGCGCTCGAACAGCAGTGCGCACTTGTCGGCCGGCACGCCCGGCGCGGTGTCTTCCACGATCAGCTGCACGCCGGCCGGCACGCGCGCAGCCTGCACGTGTACGTGGCCACCGGTGTGGGTGTAGCGCAGCGCATTTTCCAGCAGGTTGGCCAGTACCTGCTGCAGGCGCCGTTCGTCACCGGACACCTGCAACGGCGTGGCGGGCAGGTCTTCTTCCAGTGCCAGACCTGCATGGGCGAAGCGCACACGCATGCCATTGAGCTCGCTGCGCAGCAGTGCGCCCAGGTCCAGCGGCGCGAAGCGGTAGGCCAGGCCGCCGGACTGGGTCATCGACAGGTCGTGCAGATCGTCGACCAGCTTGCCCAGCTGGCGGATCTCACCCTGCAGGGCGCCGAGGTTGGTGCGGTCCAGCGGGCGGATGCCATCTTCGATCGCCTCCAGCTCGGCGCGCACCACCGCCAGCGGTGTGCGCAGCTCGTGCGAGATATCGGCGATGAAGGCGCGGCGGTTGCGTTCGGTATCGTCCAGCGCCTGCGCCATCCGGTTGAAGTCGTTCACCAGCGCATCCAGTTCATCATCGCTGGTGCGCTCGATGCGGGTGGCGTAATCGCCGGCGGCCAGACGGTGCGTGGCCGCAGCCAGTTTGGCCAGGCGCTGCCGCAGCGCGCGCGAGACCAGCCAGGCCAGCAGCACGGTCACCAGCAGCAGTGAAATGCCGATCACCCACCAGGCGCGCACCTGGGTGTTGTAGAAATTCAGATCGTTGGTGGCGATGACGGTCTGGAACGGCACCATGCCCAGCCAGCCCACGGTCTGCCCGTCCACCTGCACCGCATGCGGTTCGTCATCGCTGGTGGCGTCCGGGTTGCCGGCCACCCAGCGGTGCTGCGCATCGAACAGGCCCAGCCGCGAGGGCACGCCGGTCTGGTCGGACAGCGGGGGCACGGGGCCTTCGTGGCCATGGGCCAGATCCGGCCGCAACATGCGTGCCCAGCGATCGGCATTGCCGCGCAGGTGCTCCCAGCCGCTGTGCTCGCGGAACTCGCGCTGCAGGTGCGGCATCAGGCGCTGCATGCGCAGGTCGCCCTGGTCGTTGAGGTAATCCAGGAAGCCGGTCTGGAAGGCCACGCGGCTGGCAATGCCGTTCACTGCCAGCACCAGCAGGCAGGCGGTGAAGATCGCGAGGAAGGTCTTCGCGGTCAGGCCGAATGTGAGTCGAATCTTCGCCATTGCCGGGCCATTAGCGGCGCATGCAGCGCTGAAAGCAAGCGCCAGCTGAGCCGGTCGCACAATCTCCATATTCTCTGCACAGTTTCACGGCAGCGTGCCGGGGTCAACGCAAGGCCCCCACGCCCCCCATGCCACTCCTGCGCTCGCTTTTACGTACGTCCCGTCCACTGCTGTTGCCCCTGCTGCTGGCCCTGGCGGCCTGCTCGGCAGGCAGGACCGACGCCCCGGCCACGCCCGAGGTCGGCGTCATCACGGCCAGTGCGCAACCGCTGGCGTTGCAGCAGACGCTGCCGGGCCGGGCGGTGCCGTTCGAGATCTCCGAGGTGCGCCCGCAGATCGGTGGTCTGATCCGCCAGCGGCTGTTCACCGAAGGCCAGCAGGTCAAGGCGGGGCAGCTGCTGTACCAGGTCGATCCGGCGCCCTACCAGGCGGCGTTCGATACCGCCCGTGG
Proteins encoded in this region:
- a CDS encoding nucleotidyltransferase domain-containing protein; the protein is MDDIHPIAPDKRAAILSTLAEIERRHDVRVLLACESGSRGWGFSSPDSDYDARFIYVHRQPWYLSVNESTGPGEAQRDVIELPIDDELDVSGWDLRKALRLVSKSNPTLIEWLRSPIIYQQDHTAVSQLWKAAESFYSPLGTWWHYFNMARSNHRGYLRGDTVRTKKYLYVLRPLLACQWIEHERTPPPMAFEDLLDRLLPHGPVREAIDGLLAVKRASAEVSAGPRIAAISDFIDRELAARAEQAPHLPAGQGDSAWLDGLFRQMLAEHAPT
- a CDS encoding response regulator; translation: MSTSPADAAKILIVEDEPRLASVLRDYLAAAGMASHWVDDGGQVIEAFARYQPDLVLMDLMLPQRDGVDLCRELRASSDVPVIMVTARVEEIDRLLGLEIGADDYICKPFSPREVVARVVAVLRRYRPDPATRARAGLCIDEPAARATWNGKGLDLTPVEYRLLRTLLATPGRIWARDELLDRLYLDHRVVVDRTVDSHVRNLRRKLADAGMDEDPIRSVYGMGYSYEP
- the baeS gene encoding sensor histidine kinase efflux regulator BaeS; this translates as MAKIRLTFGLTAKTFLAIFTACLLVLAVNGIASRVAFQTGFLDYLNDQGDLRMQRLMPHLQREFREHSGWEHLRGNADRWARMLRPDLAHGHEGPVPPLSDQTGVPSRLGLFDAQHRWVAGNPDATSDDEPHAVQVDGQTVGWLGMVPFQTVIATNDLNFYNTQVRAWWVIGISLLLVTVLLAWLVSRALRQRLAKLAAATHRLAAGDYATRIERTSDDELDALVNDFNRMAQALDDTERNRRAFIADISHELRTPLAVVRAELEAIEDGIRPLDRTNLGALQGEIRQLGKLVDDLHDLSMTQSGGLAYRFAPLDLGALLRSELNGMRVRFAHAGLALEEDLPATPLQVSGDERRLQQVLANLLENALRYTHTGGHVHVQAARVPAGVQLIVEDTAPGVPADKCALLFERFYRVESSRNRASGGSGLGLAISHNIILAHHGHIHAEPSPLGGLRVVIILPEPA